One segment of Marvinbryantia formatexigens DSM 14469 DNA contains the following:
- a CDS encoding ATP-binding protein — protein sequence MYLKRFTYDRLLDWKNENGHSTLEVGGARQVGKTYLINKFADEHYKHKIYINLFELSGRQFLECYKQATDWKPGTRRPEHPLMDAFRLYEPDFEDSDDTVIIIDEIQESSELYNRIREFTRQFRSHFIVTGSYLGRIYDPDFRYSSGDVTKLTIYTLSFEEFLLAYDNSLYAKYQTLSFTSSDSFVFDELKKVYDIYCQVGGYPKAVEAYLENKDILQAQGELVKIIDTFTNESIRYFTDILDTRVFTQIFYSICRILNREKKGLTEDSISEELQKLVTRDYSSNISKATCNRAISWLYFSGIIGFCAKITEMDILDFKAASRCYFMDVGLANYYLTRTGTDPRVLTGTLNENFVYINLKKRQDFPQEISFETPAFATYRGGEIDFVVQSLQSSTRYLVEVKSGKGTAGTALKALEHGKAQKLLYLKSDTKGGMDGKIETFPIYMLERYSFN from the coding sequence ATGTATCTGAAACGATTTACCTATGACCGGCTTCTGGACTGGAAAAATGAAAACGGCCATAGTACACTGGAAGTCGGCGGTGCGCGCCAGGTAGGCAAGACCTATCTGATCAATAAATTCGCCGATGAACATTATAAACATAAGATATATATCAATCTGTTTGAACTGAGCGGCAGGCAGTTTCTGGAATGTTATAAGCAGGCAACGGACTGGAAGCCGGGAACCCGGCGCCCGGAGCATCCGCTCATGGATGCCTTCCGGCTTTATGAACCGGATTTTGAAGATTCGGATGATACCGTGATCATCATTGATGAGATACAGGAATCTTCCGAGCTTTATAACCGGATCCGGGAGTTTACGAGACAGTTTCGGTCACACTTTATTGTCACCGGAAGCTATCTGGGGCGCATCTACGATCCGGATTTCCGCTACTCCAGCGGCGACGTGACAAAGCTGACCATTTATACCCTCTCCTTTGAGGAATTTTTGCTGGCTTATGATAACAGCCTTTATGCAAAGTACCAAACGCTGAGTTTCACATCCTCCGATTCTTTCGTTTTTGATGAACTCAAAAAGGTTTATGACATCTATTGCCAGGTTGGGGGATATCCAAAGGCGGTAGAAGCCTATCTGGAGAACAAAGATATTCTGCAGGCCCAGGGAGAACTGGTAAAAATCATTGATACCTTTACCAATGAATCCATCCGGTATTTTACCGATATTCTGGATACCAGAGTATTTACCCAGATTTTCTATTCCATCTGCAGGATTTTAAACCGGGAAAAGAAAGGTCTTACGGAGGACAGCATCAGCGAGGAGCTGCAGAAGCTGGTAACAAGGGACTATTCCAGTAATATTTCCAAAGCGACCTGCAACCGTGCCATAAGCTGGCTCTACTTCTCCGGTATCATTGGTTTCTGCGCCAAGATCACGGAAATGGATATCCTGGATTTCAAAGCGGCAAGCCGCTGCTATTTCATGGATGTGGGACTAGCGAACTATTACCTGACGCGTACCGGCACAGATCCCCGCGTCCTGACAGGCACGCTGAATGAAAATTTCGTGTATATCAATCTGAAAAAACGCCAGGATTTCCCGCAAGAGATATCCTTTGAGACACCGGCATTTGCAACCTACCGGGGCGGTGAGATTGACTTTGTGGTACAGAGCCTCCAGTCATCCACCCGCTATCTGGTGGAAGTCAAATCCGGGAAAGGGACTGCCGGGACTGCCCTGAAAGCGCTGGAACATGGCAAGGCACAAAAACTGCTTTACCTGAAAAGCGATACAAAAGGGGGAATGGATGGTAAAATCGAAACCTTCCCGATTTACATGCTGGAACGCTATTCGTTCAACTAA
- a CDS encoding recombinase family protein, whose amino-acid sequence MNVYGYHRTSTKEQHLDRGIEEIKTYCKEHQLNLISIFTDQQTGKNFNRPRYTVLVEDVLRPGDTLIVTELDRLGRSKRDTMKQIQRFRDMGVRLMVLELPTTLMDLSKMDNSLAKLMMETINNMMLELYASMAQAELEKKEKRQREGIAMKKQRGEWDDYGRPAAIGQDEFNQAFARVASGEITPTELRNELGLSHATFYRYRKKCLENFPDILQTDR is encoded by the coding sequence ATGAATGTGTATGGCTACCACAGGACGAGTACGAAAGAGCAGCATTTGGACCGGGGGATTGAAGAAATCAAAACGTATTGTAAGGAGCATCAGCTTAACCTTATCAGCATCTTTACAGATCAGCAGACTGGAAAGAATTTTAACCGGCCCCGGTACACGGTATTGGTTGAGGACGTGCTTCGCCCAGGAGATACATTGATTGTGACGGAACTGGATCGTCTTGGAAGAAGCAAGCGTGATACCATGAAGCAGATCCAGCGTTTCCGGGATATGGGGGTGCGGCTTATGGTACTGGAGCTGCCGACTACGTTAATGGATCTGTCTAAGATGGATAATTCCCTTGCAAAATTGATGATGGAAACCATCAATAACATGATGCTGGAGCTTTATGCTTCTATGGCGCAAGCAGAGCTGGAAAAGAAGGAAAAACGTCAGCGGGAGGGAATCGCCATGAAAAAGCAGCGGGGAGAATGGGACGATTATGGACGCCCCGCTGCGATTGGACAGGACGAATTTAATCAGGCATTTGCCAGGGTGGCATCAGGGGAGATTACGCCGACAGAGTTGCGGAATGAATTAGGACTGTCCCATGCGACTTTTTACCGTTATCGAAAGAAATGTTTGGAAAATTTTCCGGATATTTTGCAAACTGATAGATGA
- a CDS encoding tyrosine-type recombinase/integrase produces the protein MIDIEYEMKQSEITGQYRIILDKLLRKRDLETVLFLRILMETGLRSREVYSLRPEDIVHRKVYLPMKYWKFYKEAEKSMGVFRISRRTEQIARAVEGGRKRYFTRSHSYYLAKIKRYRTDKRFNLHIMRNLRKKIDWWNAMGKMNRKAVRD, from the coding sequence GTGATTGATATAGAATATGAAATGAAACAGTCGGAGATAACAGGGCAGTACCGGATTATTTTAGACAAGCTGCTTAGGAAACGGGACCTGGAAACGGTGCTTTTTCTCCGGATATTAATGGAAACCGGCCTGCGCAGCAGGGAAGTATATTCCCTCAGACCGGAGGACATTGTACATAGGAAGGTATATCTGCCGATGAAATATTGGAAATTTTATAAAGAAGCGGAGAAATCTATGGGAGTTTTCCGGATTTCCCGCAGGACAGAGCAGATTGCCAGAGCCGTGGAAGGTGGCAGGAAAAGATATTTTACAAGATCCCATAGCTATTATCTGGCAAAGATCAAAAGGTACCGTACTGACAAGCGGTTTAACCTGCATATTATGCGGAATCTCCGAAAGAAAATTGACTGGTGGAATGCTATGGGGAAAATGAACAGGAAGGCTGTCCGGGATTAA
- a CDS encoding YkgJ family cysteine cluster protein has translation MNNKNELLHNFEEMQIGLDESFTFHCTQCGKCCIHRDDILLTAKDVFRIARKFQVSPKELIEQYCETYIGRDSHLPVVRLKPSGRVQRCPLLKDRKCSVHDVKPYVCAMFPIGRGLSIQKGKTEHLSKTEIKYIFVNPGCGDDTEQHTVREWFNRFQIPLEDEFFVSWSKAMIFLSKCLKSIEKNTTEKAMSAIYNALFAGLYLNYDMADDFDSQVQINLESSVQFLQSLSEFNKSVMTPEST, from the coding sequence ATGAACAATAAAAATGAATTGCTCCACAATTTTGAGGAAATGCAAATTGGTTTGGACGAATCCTTTACCTTTCACTGCACCCAGTGCGGGAAATGCTGTATCCATCGCGATGATATTCTTCTGACGGCGAAAGATGTATTCCGGATTGCCCGGAAATTCCAGGTTTCCCCAAAGGAACTCATAGAACAGTATTGCGAGACATACATCGGTAGGGATTCCCACCTGCCTGTTGTGCGTTTAAAACCCAGTGGCAGGGTACAGCGCTGTCCTCTTTTAAAGGACAGAAAATGTTCTGTACATGACGTGAAACCATACGTATGCGCCATGTTTCCTATCGGGCGTGGTCTTTCCATCCAGAAAGGAAAAACAGAACACCTCTCCAAAACAGAAATAAAATATATTTTTGTGAATCCCGGCTGCGGTGACGATACCGAGCAGCATACGGTAAGAGAATGGTTTAACCGCTTTCAGATTCCTTTAGAAGATGAATTTTTCGTCTCCTGGAGCAAAGCCATGATTTTCCTTTCCAAATGCCTGAAATCTATTGAGAAAAATACTACAGAAAAGGCTATGTCTGCCATCTATAACGCACTGTTTGCAGGCCTGTATCTGAATTATGATATGGCGGATGATTTTGATTCCCAGGTACAGATAAATCTTGAAAGCAGTGTACAGTTCCTTCAGAGTCTATCTGAATTCAATAAATCAGTTATGACACCGGAATCTACATAA
- a CDS encoding LPD11 domain-containing protein, translating into MSPIRQKYSFRSAPFRRDKNEFQYMLLSRMQSDCEYYLGYGNKNPRILSDNPQGHLNRMKELWSDLPIDGKPEWLTWTQILEYEKKICRENRISTIRTPDSLI; encoded by the coding sequence ATGTCCCCAATCAGACAGAAATATTCTTTCCGGTCTGCTCCATTTCGCAGGGATAAAAATGAATTCCAATACATGCTGTTAAGCAGGATGCAATCGGATTGCGAATACTACCTCGGATATGGAAATAAAAATCCAAGGATTCTCTCTGATAATCCACAGGGACATCTGAACCGTATGAAAGAATTGTGGAGCGATCTTCCCATAGATGGAAAACCTGAATGGCTGACATGGACTCAAATTCTGGAATATGAAAAGAAAATATGCAGAGAAAATCGGATTTCTACTATAAGGACACCCGATTCTTTGATATAA